The sequence GCGCCACAACATGAGGCGGATGCTTTTAAGAAATCCGTAATGATTAAAGCAGTCGCAAGCATATTGCGAGCAGCTCGGCACATACTTGCAATGCATACCCACATAAGGGCTAAGAGCAAGTTGATACATTTTGACTAGCTTAATTGCCGCCTTATTCAAGGTGCGCACTTTAAATTAACCCAGACATTTGAGAGCGCAAAA comes from Polynucleobacter sp. MWH-Svant-W18 and encodes:
- the yidD gene encoding membrane protein insertion efficiency factor YidD; this translates as MRTLNKAAIKLVKMYQLALSPYVGMHCKYVPSCSQYACDCFNHYGFLKSIRLMLWRILRCNPLSRGGYDPAVKQTSQ